The DNA segment ACCGCATCCCGCCGGAAGCACTGCCATGCCGCCTGAAGCGGCCAACGTGCTTGAATAGGCATCCCGTTGGATTCCTCCACTATGACCTCTGGGGTCCCGGCGTTCTGCGGCCGGGCCAAGTATGAGACAATTTTACATGCGTCCGGGGTAGCGCCAGCCATCCGGACATTCCCTCTGCGCGGCGCAATAAAACGGCCGCAGAACAGCCAAGGCACGCGCACGGCCGCACGGCGGACGCAGGAAGCGTGCCTGATACACCACCTTGGAGAACTTATGGGATTTCTGGCAGGTAAGCGGATCCTCATCACGGGCTTGCTCTCGAACCGCTCGATCGCCTATGGCATTGCGTCCGCGTGCAAGCGCGAAGGCGCCGAACTCGCCTTCACCTATGTCGGCGAACGGTTCAAGGACCGGATCAGCGACTTTGCCAAGGAATTCGGCACCGACATGGTGTTCGAGTGCGACGTCGGCAGCGACGAGCAGATCGCCTCGACCTTCGCCGCGCTGGGCCAGCGCTGGGAGAAGTTCGACGGGCTGGTGCACTCGATCGGCTTCGCGCCGCGCGAGGCCATCTCCGGCGATTTCCTCGAGGGCCTGTCGCGCGAAGGCTTCCGCATCGCCCACGACATTTCCGCCTACAGCTTCCCGGCGCTGGCCAAGGCCGCGCTGCCGCTGCTGTCGGACAAGGCCTCGCTGCTGACGCTGACCTACCTGGGCGCCGAGCGCGTGGTCCCCAACTACAACACCATGGGCCTGGCCAAGGCCGCGCTGGAAGCCAGCGTGCGCTACCTGGCTTCGTCGGTCGGCCCGCGCGGCATCCGCGCCAACGGCATCTCGGCCGGCCCGATCAAGACACTGGCCGCCTCCGGCATCAAGGACTTCGGCAAGCTGCTGGGCCACTTCGAGCAAGCCGCCCCGCTGCGCCGCAACGTGACCATCGAAGAAGTCGGCAACGTGGCCGCCTTCCTGCTGTCCGACCTGGCCAGCGGCGTAACCGGTGAGATCACCTACGTCGACGGCGGCTTCAATATCGTCGGCGCGAGCGTCGCGGACGCCTGACGGCAGGACTGCCGGCGCCTGCGCCGGGATCGACAAGGGGCGCCAGCGATGGCGCCCTTTTTTCTTGGCAGGTTTTCCTTTCTCGCGCGTCGGCCGGGAGCAGAGATCAAGCCGCCGCGGTAGCGCCGCGGCGGTCCATGTCGAGCACCGACCAGGCATAGATCGCCAGGCCGCCCAGCGCCAGCAGCAGGCCAACCCAGCCGGTCGAGGTCCAGCCATAGCCGGCGGCGATGGTCACGCCGCCCAGCCACGCGCCCAGCGCATTGGCCATGTTGAACGCCGAATGGTTGAGCGCTGCCGCCAGCGCCTGCGCGTCGCCGGCCACGTCCATCAGCCGGATCTGCAGCGCCGGGCCGAGCGCGACCACGGTGCCGATCAACAGCACATTCGCTGCCGCCAGCCACGGATGCGGCGCGGTGAAGGTGAAGGCGCCCAGCACCAGTGCGGTCCACACCAGCACGCCGCCGATGGTCGGCATCAGCGCCTTGTCGGCCAGCCGCGCACCGGCGAGATTGCCCACCACCATGCCGACGCCGAACAGCGCCAGCACCACGGGGATGCCCGCGGCAGGCATGTGCGCCAGTTCTAGCATGGTCGGCTTGATGTAGCTGAACACGGAGAACATGCCGCCAAACCCGATCGCGCCGATACCCAGCGTCAGCCATACCTGCTTGCGCTTGAGCGCCGACAGTTCGCGCAGCGGGCTGGCATGCCGGTCGGCCGGCACAAACGGCACGAAACGCCACACCAGCAGCGCCGTCAGCGCGCCGAGCGCGCCGACGATCACGAAGGCCGATCGCCAGCCCAGCCAGGTGCCGACCGTGGCGGCGATCGGTACGCCGACCAGCGTCGCGGTGGTCAGGCCCAGCATCACCAGCCCCACCGCCTGCGCACGCCGCTCGCGCGGCACCAGCCCGGCGGCGACCAGCGCCGCCACGCCAAAGTACGTGCCGTGCGGGAAGCCGGTCAGCAGCCGCGCCACCAGCATCGACAGGTAGGCCGGCGCCATCGCGCTGGCGAGATTGCCCGCCGCGAACACCGCCATCAGCGCCACCAGCAGGTTGCGCCGCGGCCAGCGCGCGCCCAGCACCGCCAGCAGCGGCGCGCCAATGACCACGCCCAGCGCATAGGCACTGATCAGGTGTCCGGCTTCTGGGATAGAGATAGCGAGGTCGCGCGCGGCATCGGGCAGCAGGCCCATGATGACGAATTCGCCGGTGCCGATGGCGAAGCTGCCGACGCCGAGTGCCAGCAGCGCAAGGCGGCCGGAGCGGGCTGGCGGTTCAGCGGACCTGGCAGGAGAGTGGGACGTGCTCGCATCGCGCGAGACGCCGGAAGGCGGTACGCCGCGGACGGCGTCCGCGGCGGCGTGTGCATGTGGGGCGGCCATGTACAGGATTGCAGAGGGTTCTACGGAAATGCCGCCCGCTGCCGGGCGGGTCGATGACCCCGCCTCTGGTGATCCAGCGTGCTCCTGTGCGGCGCGCAAGGCGTTATTGTGAGGCAAAACGCGGAAACGTGCCGGGGCGCCGGCACGTTTGCCATGCGCTCAGGCCTGCAGCTGGTAGCGCTCGAGCCAGTGCGCGTAAGGCGCGGGCAGCACCCACGACGGCTTCTGCACCTGCAGGCGCTGGGCGGCCTGGTAAGGCCAGTGCGGATTGGCCAGCAGCGCGCGGCCGACCATGACGAGGTCCATCTGGCCGGCAGCGACGGCACGGTCGGCCAGCACCGGGTTGTCGATGCCCCACGACGAGGCCACCGGCAGCTTCGCCTCGCTGCGCACGCGCTCGGCGATCGGCGCGAGGAAGGCCGGCCCCCAGGGAATCTTTGCGTCCGGCGTGGAGAAGCCGACGCTGACGTTGAGCAGGTCCAGCCCGCCCTCGCGCATGGCGCGCGCCAGTTCGATCGAATCGGCCAGCGTCTCTTCGTCGTTGCCGTCGAACTCGATCACGCCGAAGCGCGCGGTCAGCGGCAGGTTGGCGGGCCACACTTCGCGCACCGCGGCCAGCGTTTCCAGCAGGAAACGGCTGCGGCCGGCCAGGTCGCCACCATACGCATCGTCGCGCTGGTTGGCATGGCGCGAGAAGAAGCTCTGCGCAAGGTAGCCATGGGCGAAATGCAGTTCAAGCCATTCAAAGCCGGCATCGCGCGCACGGCGTGCCGCGGCGACGAAATCGCGCTGAACGCGCGCAATGTCGTCAAGCGTCATGGCCTTGGGGACCTTGGGCAGGTGCGCGCCGAACGGCACCGCTGACGGCGACAGCGTCTGCCAGCCGCGCGGATCGTCTGCGCCGATATGGTCGTCGCCTTCCCACGGGCGGTTGGCGCTGGCCTTGCGGCCGGCATGCGCGATCTGGATGCCCGGCACCGCGCCGCCGGCCTTGATCGCCGTGGCAATGCGCGCCATGCCGGCTTGCTGCGCATCGTTCCACAACCCGGTGCAGCCGGGGGTGATGCGGCCTTCGGGCGACACGGCAGTCGCTTCGACGATCACCAGGCCGGCGCCGCCACGCGCCAGGCCGGCGTAATGCGTCTGGTGCCAGTCATTGACCATGCCGTCGACGGCGCTGTACTGGCACATCGGCGGGATCGCGACGCGGTTGCGCAGCGTGACATCTTTCAGTTCAAACGGGGAAAACAGGGCAGACATGCTGGTTGGGTTCCTGCGTCATTGCATGAGCCCAGATGGTATGCGCGCGGCGCTATAATGAAAACCACGTACCAGTTATTGAATCAATAAATATTCATTATGGTGAACCCGCAGTGGCTTCGCTCCTTCGTTACCCTTTCTGAACTGGGCAGCTTTACCCGCACCGCCGACCGCCTCGACCTGACGCAGGCCGCCGTCAGCCAGCATGTGCGCCACCTGGAAGGCCAGTTCGGTCCCCTTCTGATCCGCCGCCCGCGCGCCATCGAGCTGACCCCCGCCGGCTGCGCCCTGCTCGACTACTGTCGCGAGATGGACAAGGCCGGCGAGCGGCTGAACGCCCGGCTCTCCGATGCCGACAGCTCCAACGGCGAGGTCTCGCTGATCACGCCGGGCAGCATCGGCCTGTACCTGTACCCGATCCTGCTGGCCTTCCAGCAGGCCAATCGCGGGCTGATCGTGCGCCATCGCTTCGCGCCCGACCACGAAGTCGTGGAAGCCGTGCTGCAGAATCACTATGAGCTTGGGCTAGTCACGCTGAAGCCAGACGATGCACGGCTCGCGGCGTGCCCGTTTATCGAAGAGCGCCTGGAACTGGTCGTTCCCGCGCACGAAGACGTGCACACCTGGCAGGATCTGGAACGCATCGGCTTTATCGACCACCCCGACGGCAAGGCGATGGCAAGCCGCTTGTTCGGCAGGCGCTTTCCGGGCAATCCTGGCGTGCGCAGCCTGCCCTGCCGTGGCTTCAGCAACCAGGTTGGCCTGATCCTGGAGCCGGTGGCACGCGGGCTGGGCTTCACCGTGATCCACCAATACGCGCGCAAGGCCTTCGCGCATGCGGAGGCGGTCAAGGTGGTCGACTGTGGCCCGCCGGCGGTCGATACGCTCTGGCTGGTCCATCGTGCAGAGTGGCCGCTGTCGCCGCGCGCCGCGCGGGTGCTGGAGCATCTGCGGCAGGAAGTCGCGCACTGACGGCACGCACGCGCGTCGGCCGCCCCAGCGCGGAAGCTGAGCCAGGCCCTGCTCGCCGGCCTGAATGACTCCGCCAACGCCAAGAAATATGCCCGGTGTCGTGGCAAAATGCAGTGCAAACCCACTACGCTGCGTCGGCCGGCTAGCCGCCCACGGCACGGCCCCGCCGCTTTGCCCCGACCATGAACCTGTCCCAACTGCAAGCCCGCGTCGCCCGCGAAATCGTTGCGCTTGCCCGCCTCGACACCCTGCGCGCCGGCGACCACCTTGCCGAAAGCGTGCTGGCGGATCGGATCGGGGTGTCCCGCTCCCCCGTCAACGTCGCCTTGCGCTACCTGGTCGAAATGGGCGCCGTGGTCCACGACCACAATCGCGGCTATTTCCTGGCCGAAGATGCGTCAGCGCTGTCGGCGATCGCCGAGGCCTTGTCCGCGGAACCTGACGACCCCCTGTACCTGAAGATTGCCGAGGACCGGCTGAACAAGACGCTGCCGGACCTGGTGAACGAGGCCGACATGATGCGCCAGTACGACGTGTCGCGCAGCGCGTTGCGCAAGGCGCTGTCGCGCATCCAGGAAGAAGGCTGGGTCGAGCGCTCGATCGGGCATGGCTGGACCTTCCTGCCGATGATCGATTCGGCGCAGGCCTATGAAGAAAGCTACCTGTACCGCACGGCGCTGGAGCCGACCGGCTTGCTGAGCCCCTGGTTCAAGTCCGATCCGGTCGAACTGGCCTCATTGCGCCGGCAGCAGCGCGCGATCGTGGAAGGCGGCTACAAGTCGATGACGCCGATCGAGCTGTTTGAATCGAACAGCCGCTTCCACGAGATCCTGGCGAAGTGGTCGGGCAACCGCTTCATCATGCAGTCGGTCAAGCGCATGGATTCACTGCGCCGGCTGGTCGAGTACGGCCAGGCCAGGAACCGCAAGCCGCGCCAGGAGCAGGCGATCGAGCATCTCGCCATCCTCGACGCGATCGCCGCGCAAGACATGCTGAAGGCCGCCTCACTGATGCGCGAGCACCTGGAAGGCGCGCGCCGGCGGAAGGTCCATACCACCAACGTGTTCAAGAGCGCAGCTTAGAGGGCGGCAGGCCGCGGTCCTGATGACGGCGGCCGCCCTGCCCGCGTCGCATTCATTCGCCACATAACTCATTCCGACCCACCACCTCGGCGGATCGCGAAAGGGGCCTTACTTGGGCGCCACCGCCCAGAAAGTGCGGGCGTTGGTGAACTCGCGGATACCCGCCGCGGCGAGTTCGCGGCCATAGCCGGACTTCTTGGTGCCGCCGAACGGGATGCGGGCATCGGACGCGGTGACGGCGTTGATGAACGCCGCGCCGCTGGTCACGTT comes from the Cupriavidus sp. P-10 genome and includes:
- the fabI gene encoding enoyl-ACP reductase FabI yields the protein MGFLAGKRILITGLLSNRSIAYGIASACKREGAELAFTYVGERFKDRISDFAKEFGTDMVFECDVGSDEQIASTFAALGQRWEKFDGLVHSIGFAPREAISGDFLEGLSREGFRIAHDISAYSFPALAKAALPLLSDKASLLTLTYLGAERVVPNYNTMGLAKAALEASVRYLASSVGPRGIRANGISAGPIKTLAASGIKDFGKLLGHFEQAAPLRRNVTIEEVGNVAAFLLSDLASGVTGEITYVDGGFNIVGASVADA
- a CDS encoding MFS transporter — its product is MAAPHAHAAADAVRGVPPSGVSRDASTSHSPARSAEPPARSGRLALLALGVGSFAIGTGEFVIMGLLPDAARDLAISIPEAGHLISAYALGVVIGAPLLAVLGARWPRRNLLVALMAVFAAGNLASAMAPAYLSMLVARLLTGFPHGTYFGVAALVAAGLVPRERRAQAVGLVMLGLTTATLVGVPIAATVGTWLGWRSAFVIVGALGALTALLVWRFVPFVPADRHASPLRELSALKRKQVWLTLGIGAIGFGGMFSVFSYIKPTMLELAHMPAAGIPVVLALFGVGMVVGNLAGARLADKALMPTIGGVLVWTALVLGAFTFTAPHPWLAAANVLLIGTVVALGPALQIRLMDVAGDAQALAAALNHSAFNMANALGAWLGGVTIAAGYGWTSTGWVGLLLALGGLAIYAWSVLDMDRRGATAAA
- a CDS encoding NADH:flavin oxidoreductase/NADH oxidase, whose protein sequence is MSALFSPFELKDVTLRNRVAIPPMCQYSAVDGMVNDWHQTHYAGLARGGAGLVIVEATAVSPEGRITPGCTGLWNDAQQAGMARIATAIKAGGAVPGIQIAHAGRKASANRPWEGDDHIGADDPRGWQTLSPSAVPFGAHLPKVPKAMTLDDIARVQRDFVAAARRARDAGFEWLELHFAHGYLAQSFFSRHANQRDDAYGGDLAGRSRFLLETLAAVREVWPANLPLTARFGVIEFDGNDEETLADSIELARAMREGGLDLLNVSVGFSTPDAKIPWGPAFLAPIAERVRSEAKLPVASSWGIDNPVLADRAVAAGQMDLVMVGRALLANPHWPYQAAQRLQVQKPSWVLPAPYAHWLERYQLQA
- a CDS encoding LysR family transcriptional regulator; translation: MVNPQWLRSFVTLSELGSFTRTADRLDLTQAAVSQHVRHLEGQFGPLLIRRPRAIELTPAGCALLDYCREMDKAGERLNARLSDADSSNGEVSLITPGSIGLYLYPILLAFQQANRGLIVRHRFAPDHEVVEAVLQNHYELGLVTLKPDDARLAACPFIEERLELVVPAHEDVHTWQDLERIGFIDHPDGKAMASRLFGRRFPGNPGVRSLPCRGFSNQVGLILEPVARGLGFTVIHQYARKAFAHAEAVKVVDCGPPAVDTLWLVHRAEWPLSPRAARVLEHLRQEVAH
- a CDS encoding GntR family transcriptional regulator, which translates into the protein MNLSQLQARVAREIVALARLDTLRAGDHLAESVLADRIGVSRSPVNVALRYLVEMGAVVHDHNRGYFLAEDASALSAIAEALSAEPDDPLYLKIAEDRLNKTLPDLVNEADMMRQYDVSRSALRKALSRIQEEGWVERSIGHGWTFLPMIDSAQAYEESYLYRTALEPTGLLSPWFKSDPVELASLRRQQRAIVEGGYKSMTPIELFESNSRFHEILAKWSGNRFIMQSVKRMDSLRRLVEYGQARNRKPRQEQAIEHLAILDAIAAQDMLKAASLMREHLEGARRRKVHTTNVFKSAA